A single region of the Brachypodium distachyon strain Bd21 chromosome 3, Brachypodium_distachyon_v3.0, whole genome shotgun sequence genome encodes:
- the LOC100840338 gene encoding uncharacterized protein LOC100840338, producing the protein MLHARQLDLLASSYADTDGHAVSHNLFSPLKPIVSAQDDSNNNRPPFPQPTAIDNREINSASLEQNEAFSVWDMVRPTEEVSLLFAVEGGSMELLAICALVFYKFKLLLCA; encoded by the exons ATGCTGCATGCTCGACAGCTCGATCTGCTTGCATCG TCCTACGCAGACACGGACGGCCACGCGGTCAGCCACAACCTATTCTCACCCTTGAAACCAATTGTCAGTGCACAAGATGACTCCAACAATAATAGACCTCCCTTCCCCCAACCTACAGCTATTGACAACAGGGAAATAAACTcgg CAAGTCTGGAGCAAAACGAAGCCTTCAGTGTATGGGACATGGTACGACCAACGGAGGAAG TGTCACTGCTCTTTGCTGTCGAGGGTGGCTCCATGGAGCTACTGGCTATATGTGCTCTTGTGTTCtataagtttaagttgctccTGTGTGCCTAA